One Salvia splendens isolate huo1 chromosome 1, SspV2, whole genome shotgun sequence genomic window, TCCCAATGCCAAATGGGCCTCAATCGGGTCGATCTTCCGGGAAGAAGGCCACATTTACTCCCTCGCCGCCGCCGGAAATATGCTCTACACAGGCTCCGAGTGCAACAGCGTTAGAGTATGGAAAAACATGAAAGCTTTCTCGGGATTCAAGTCCACGAGTGGGATGGTGAAAGCCATTGTCCTCCTCAACGGAAAGATCTTCACCGGTCATCAAGATGGCAAAATCCGGGTATGGACCCTCTTCGATGATAAACCCACCCGCCTCGGCTATTTGCCCAAAACCAAGCATTTGTTGCTCAAATCTTTGAGCCCCAAAAGCTACGTTAAAGTGAAAAGGAATCGTAATGTTCCGTGGATAAAGCATTACGACGCCGTTTCATGCATGAGCGTCGATGAATATCACGGCCTACTGTACTCGGGCTCATGGGATAAAACCCTCAAGATTTGGAGAATCTCTGATTCCAAATGCCTCGAGTCCGTTGCGGCGCACGACGACGCCGTGAATTCCGTCATGGCGGCGCCGGGCGAGATGGTCTTCACGGGATCCGCTGATGGGACGCTCAAGGCGTGGCGGCGGGAGTTTGTCGGGAGGAGGACAGAGCATTTTCTGGAGGGCGTGCTGATGAATCAGGAGCACGCCGTGACGGCGGTGGCGGGAGTCGGAGGGGGAGGGGCTGTGTATGCGGGATCGTCGGATGGGCTGGTGAGATTTTGGGAGGTTGGGAAGCGGATGGTGGCGTGCGGCGGTGTTTTGAGGGGGCACAAGGTGGCGGTGCTGTGTTTGGTGGCGGTGGGGAGATTGGTGATGAGCGGATCGGCGGATAAGAGCATATGTGTGTGG contains:
- the LOC121801528 gene encoding protein JINGUBANG-like, coding for MMNDFNSSISNSVSSTPNAKWASIGSIFREEGHIYSLAAAGNMLYTGSECNSVRVWKNMKAFSGFKSTSGMVKAIVLLNGKIFTGHQDGKIRVWTLFDDKPTRLGYLPKTKHLLLKSLSPKSYVKVKRNRNVPWIKHYDAVSCMSVDEYHGLLYSGSWDKTLKIWRISDSKCLESVAAHDDAVNSVMAAPGEMVFTGSADGTLKAWRREFVGRRTEHFLEGVLMNQEHAVTAVAGVGGGGAVYAGSSDGLVRFWEVGKRMVACGGVLRGHKVAVLCLVAVGRLVMSGSADKSICVWRRGSGGVHECVAVLRGHGGPVKCLAAEEEGRRRWIVYSGSLDKSVKVWRVSE